One Methylomonas sp. LL1 DNA window includes the following coding sequences:
- a CDS encoding SPFH domain-containing protein, whose protein sequence is MGGFGLFVTVLFIFAILMVFMSVKSVPQGMEYTVERFGKYTNTLTPGLNIIMPIIDRIGRKLNMMEQVLDVPSQEVITKDNAMVRVDGVVFYQVMDAAKAAYEITYLDMAIINLVMTNIRTVMGSMDLDELLSRRDEINARLLNVVDEATSPWGIKVTRIEIKDISPPKDLVDSMARQMKAEREKRAQILEAEGMRQAEILKAEGLKQGAILDAEGRKEAAFRDAEARERLAEAEARATTMVSEAIAKGDVQAINYFVAQKYIESLKDVATANNSKLIFMPLEASSVIGALGGIGELAKEALNKKV, encoded by the coding sequence ATGGGCGGCTTTGGTTTGTTTGTAACGGTACTGTTTATTTTCGCGATACTGATGGTGTTCATGAGTGTCAAATCGGTGCCACAAGGCATGGAATATACCGTCGAACGTTTTGGCAAATATACTAATACCTTGACTCCGGGCTTGAACATCATCATGCCGATCATTGACCGTATCGGACGTAAGCTGAACATGATGGAACAAGTGCTCGATGTGCCGTCGCAGGAGGTCATCACTAAGGACAACGCCATGGTTCGGGTCGATGGGGTAGTGTTTTACCAAGTCATGGATGCGGCCAAGGCGGCCTATGAGATCACTTACCTGGATATGGCCATCATCAATCTGGTAATGACCAATATTCGTACCGTGATGGGTTCGATGGACCTGGACGAATTGTTGTCGCGCCGGGATGAAATCAATGCCCGCTTGTTGAACGTAGTCGACGAAGCCACCTCGCCCTGGGGGATCAAAGTCACCCGTATCGAAATCAAGGACATTTCGCCGCCCAAGGATTTGGTCGATTCGATGGCCCGCCAAATGAAAGCCGAACGGGAAAAACGCGCGCAAATTCTGGAAGCTGAAGGCATGCGGCAAGCGGAAATTCTGAAAGCCGAAGGCTTGAAACAAGGCGCCATTCTGGATGCCGAAGGCCGAAAGGAAGCCGCATTCCGCGACGCGGAAGCTAGGGAGCGTCTGGCGGAAGCTGAAGCCAGGGCCACCACCATGGTCTCGGAGGCGATAGCCAAGGGCGATGTGCAGGCCATCAATTATTTCGTCGCGCAAAAGTACATCGAATCCTTGAAAGACGTGGCCACTGCCAACAACAGCAAGCTGATCTTCATGCCGCTGGAAGCTTCCAGCGTGATCGGCGCGCTGGGCGGGATTGGCGAACTGGCCAAGGAAGCCTTGAATAAAAAGGTTTAA
- a CDS encoding NfeD family protein encodes MNELDIVFWYWWVLAVGFLAVELLVPGFFFLWLAVSAFVVGSILLMIPSAPLDVQLLLFSVLAVISILVWRRYVSAKSQESDHPLLNQRGAQYIGQTFNVVTAIENGQGKVKVADGLWKVQGQDCPAGTKVKVVAVRGTVFEVEVCG; translated from the coding sequence ATGAATGAACTGGATATCGTGTTCTGGTATTGGTGGGTGCTGGCCGTCGGCTTTTTAGCCGTCGAACTGCTGGTGCCCGGCTTTTTCTTTCTGTGGTTGGCGGTGTCGGCGTTTGTGGTCGGATCGATATTGCTGATGATTCCGTCAGCCCCTTTGGACGTGCAATTGCTGTTGTTTTCAGTGTTGGCCGTGATCTCGATATTGGTTTGGCGGCGCTATGTCAGCGCCAAGTCGCAGGAAAGCGACCACCCTCTGTTGAATCAACGCGGCGCCCAATACATCGGCCAGACTTTTAATGTAGTAACCGCTATCGAAAATGGCCAGGGTAAGGTCAAGGTAGCCGATGGTCTATGGAAGGTTCAGGGCCAGGATTGTCCGGCGGGGACCAAGGTTAAAGTGGTGGCGGTTAGGGGGACGGTGTTTGAGGTGGAGGTTTGCGGGTGA
- a CDS encoding DUF4279 domain-containing protein, with amino-acid sequence MAHLSKSAATLRVMGDNLVPDEINSLLGCLPSTSYVKGEVIRGKKSGRDFTMRTGMWRLEATSCEPENLDSQVAEILSQLTQDLNVWTNLKDRFDIDLFCGFYMEVTNEGVEISSATLKLLGERGIALGLDIYGPVKENTSAAKPWKRSVSE; translated from the coding sequence ATGGCACATCTCAGCAAATCGGCAGCTACATTACGAGTGATGGGCGACAATCTAGTGCCTGACGAAATTAATTCTCTCCTTGGATGCCTTCCTTCAACGAGTTATGTCAAAGGCGAGGTTATTCGAGGAAAAAAATCAGGTCGTGACTTTACAATGAGAACTGGAATGTGGCGGCTTGAGGCTACTAGCTGCGAACCAGAGAACTTAGATAGCCAAGTAGCAGAGATACTAAGTCAGCTCACACAAGACTTAAACGTCTGGACGAACCTCAAAGATCGATTCGATATTGATCTCTTCTGTGGGTTTTACATGGAAGTGACAAATGAGGGAGTAGAAATATCAAGTGCGACACTTAAGTTGCTTGGGGAACGAGGAATTGCTTTAGGCCTAGATATCTATGGTCCAGTTAAAGAGAACACCTCCGCTGCGAAACCTTGGAAACGAAGCGTTAGCGAGTGA
- a CDS encoding ImmA/IrrE family metallo-endopeptidase, which yields MINHWDGELPIDPAAIAGKLGISVKPVAGCDYSGKAYQEGGFGIIEYNDSESKLRQRFTIAHELGHHVMSHTDATHQFRDDPSKFNLNVAIPEETQANKFAAELLMPKLAIEHFVFNEKISSLNKLAELFSVSTVAMQYRLKNLGLL from the coding sequence TTGATTAATCATTGGGATGGTGAGCTGCCTATCGATCCGGCCGCGATTGCGGGAAAGCTGGGCATTTCCGTCAAACCGGTGGCCGGCTGCGACTATAGCGGCAAGGCTTATCAAGAAGGCGGCTTCGGGATTATCGAATACAACGATTCAGAATCGAAACTACGGCAGAGATTCACTATCGCCCACGAGTTGGGCCACCATGTCATGTCCCACACCGATGCCACGCATCAATTTCGCGACGATCCCAGCAAGTTTAATCTTAACGTCGCTATCCCCGAAGAAACTCAGGCCAATAAATTCGCCGCCGAGTTGTTAATGCCGAAATTGGCGATAGAACATTTCGTGTTTAACGAAAAAATCAGCTCCTTAAATAAGTTGGCGGAATTATTTTCCGTATCGACGGTAGCCATGCAATACCGATTGAAGAACCTCGGCTTGCTGTAG